From Antennarius striatus isolate MH-2024 chromosome 14, ASM4005453v1, whole genome shotgun sequence, the proteins below share one genomic window:
- the zgc:91910 gene encoding zinc finger protein 706-like, with translation MARGQQKIQSQQKNAKKAAEKKKGQGTDQKTAAKAALVHTCPVCKTQMPDPKTFKQHFESKHPKATMPAELVDVQA, from the exons ATGGCTCGTGGGCAACAGAAGATTCAGTCACAGCAAAAAAATGCCAAGAAGGCAGCCGAGAAGAAGAAAGGCCAGGGCACCGACCAGAAGACTGCAGCTAAAGCTGCTCTGGTCCACACCTGTCCTGTCTGCAAG ACACAGATGCCCGACCCCAAGACCTTTAAGCAGCATTTTGAGAGTAAACACCCCAAAGCCACCATGCCTGCTGAGCTGGTGGACGTCCAGGCATGA
- the bmp8a gene encoding bone morphogenetic protein 8A gives MDSDISQVSSCLCNKMDRSKSSGGVSQQQARPPSGPHWPLIHPRTLLLGFLLGLSLWSQQAEAVVHSSFRRLSGREKKEMQKEILSVLGLPGRPRPHPPLRPPSSAPLFMLDLYHAMSADGDDEGNEILISGPGMGKFGGAERLAHVSYAPPTLSTHSPPLGTVVSEADTVMSFVNLVEQERDLLQPRPYWKEFRFDLTPLPQGETVTAAEFRIYKTLTMGQRANRTLHISVYEIQRENRNREPELVLLDMQSVSAGQEGWLAFDVTTAANHWLLHPRSNLGIRLYVETEEDRSLSAGWIGLVGRRGPRSKQPFMVTFFRENQIPCRPPRAVKPHPRRKKPKYDLPVPSIHNRSPANSGGQPCKKHELYVSFSDLGWKDWVLAPTGYPAYYCDGECFYPLGSCMNATNHALIQQVVHLLKPDEVPKACCAPTKLSPISVLFYDDNNNVILKKHRNMVVKTCGCL, from the exons ATGGACTCAGACATCTCCCAggtctcctcctgtctctgcaACAAGATGGACCGGTCTAAAAGCAGCGGTGGTGTGTCGCAGCAGCAGGCTAGACCCCCCTCCGGCCCCCACTGGCCCCTCATCCACCCCAGGACCCTGCTCCTGGGGTTCCTGCTGGGCCTCTCCCTGTGGAGCCAGCAGGCTGAGGCTGTGGTCCACTCCAGCTTCAGGCGTCTCAGTGGGCGTGAGAAGAAGGAGATGCAGAAGGAGATCCTGTCTGTTCTGGGGCTGCCGGGGAGACCCCGACCCCACCCGCCGCTACGACCCCCCTCCTCGGCGCCACTCTTCATGCTGGACCTGTACCACGCCATGTCGGCTGATGGGGACGACGAAGGCAATGAGATTCTGATCAGCGGGCCGGGCATGGGGAAGTTTGGAGGGGCAGAAAGGTTAGCTCATGTCAGCTACGCCCCCCCGACTCTCAGCACACACAGCCCCCCACTGGGGACAGTGGTCAGCGAGGCCGACACGGTGATGAGCTTCGTTAACCTGG TGGAACAGGAGCGTGACCTCCTGCAACCTCGTCCCTACTGGAAGGAGTTTCGCTTTGACCTGACCCCCCTTCCTCAGGGGGAGACGGTGACGGCGGCAGAGTTTCGCATCTACAAAACCCTGACAATGGGCCAGAGAGCCAATCGGACGCTGCACATCTCTGTCTACGAGATCCAAAGAGAGAACCGAAACAG AGAGCCGGAGCTGGTACTGCTGGATATGCAGTCGGTGTCTGCAGGACAGGAGGGCTGGCTCGCCTTCGACGTCACCACAGCGGCCAACCACTGGCTGCTCCATCCTCGCAGCAACCTGGGCATCCGCCTCTACGTGGAGACGGAGGAGG ACCGCTCTTTGTCTGCAGGCTGGATAGGGCTAGTGGGGCGCAGGGGCCCCCGCTCCAAACAGCCCTTCATGGTGACCTTTTTCAGGGAGAACCAGATCCCCTGTCGGCCCCCACGAGCTGTGAAGCCACATCCACGCAGGAAGAAACCCAAATATGACCTCCCAGTCCCCAGCATCCACA ACCGGAGTCCTGCTAACAGTGGAGGTCAGCCCTGTAAGAAACACGAGCTCTACGTGAGCTTCAGCGACCTAGGATGGAAG GACTGGGTGTTGGCCCCTACTGGATATCCAGCCTATTACTGTGATGGAGAGTGTTTCTATCCTCTGGGTTCCTGCATGAATGCCACAAACCATGCCCTCATCCAACAAGTG GTCCACCTCCTGAAGCCTGACGAGGTGCCCAAGGCCTGTTGCGCCCCCACCAAGCTCAGCCCCATCTCCGTCCTCTTCTACGACGACAACAACAACGTCATTCTCAAGAAACACCGTAACATGGTGGTGAAGACCTGTGGCTGTCTATGA